GCTCCTCCTGCCCTACACCGGCACCGATCAATTTCAGTGAATGTGATCCTTTCCAATACGTAAAGGGTCCAAACGGTAGGATTCTGATAAAGGTGGTGCCTGAATTCATAACAAGGCTTCTAAATAGAGGTAAAGAACAAGAAAATAATGGGTCTGCTAGTGAAAATGGTAATAGTTTTCTGTGTAGTACGCCAGAGTTGAAGAAGCATTATGAACAGCTCGTTAGGTCTAAAGAACAAACATGGTCACCTAAACTTGAGACAATTTCAGAGTTCAAAATTAGGTATTCTCCTTGTAGATTGCTAGGGTTGGAGTGGaaacaaaaagaagagaatTATGCGTAATTTTGTATTAATTCTTTTATCTGCTAATTGTTAAAAGGGTAAAATGATATGTATAATAGATCATATATATAGTTatattagaatttaatttatggATCAATTTGTACAAAGTTTGATATTGTACAAGTTGCCCTTTTTGCTTTGATTAGTAACAGATGAAATTCTTTTTTCCCTTTTAGGGTATATATGCAAAGAACAATTGATTTGTGATGCTTAATTCTTGATtatcaaaatatgaaaattgGGCTGAAGATACACTATTACATCGTAGAGAATCATATGATAATTGGGATGTTGAGAACTTATTTTATAACAACTTtcaaagataaaaattaaaatttttgaaaactcTATCGATACATTTCGGCAGTTCTTTATAGTAATCGTATATTTCATGAGAGTCACAAGACTCCACATCAGATATTCAAGTTTACACGTCTGACTTTTTAATTACAACCAATCAGATATTCAAGTCTGCAcgtctaattttttaattacaacCAATAAAAAACACTACCATATAACACATTTTAATTGAGTATCGAATTAAACCGATATAATTaggttattaataatttatttcaaacaTAACTTTCTAATACAGTCCTATTGtgattgattcaatttttttaaagctTTTGCTAATATTAATAATCAGAACTACAATAAACTCAAATTTCAACAATTTACATGATATTGATATATTAAATaacattaatataataaataataaaaatagcagTATGCTTAATTCTGccataaaaaaaatcttttattaaaaattttgaattattatttaattgctaGATGACTACAGATAGTTATTATAAATAGCATGCTTAAAGTTTTTAAGAGCATAGAATGCTTGTTGTTAAATGCTAGATTTTAGACAGGATATTTCAAGAAAAACAATATATCATTCATATTCCAATTCTctgctaaa
This is a stretch of genomic DNA from Manihot esculenta cultivar AM560-2 chromosome 2, M.esculenta_v8, whole genome shotgun sequence. It encodes these proteins:
- the LOC110609739 gene encoding uncharacterized protein LOC110609739, whose amino-acid sequence is MGNALSPCFHQTRSSPVKLIFWEGATRILAGKHIAGEIMFENPDKIICHADSFFIGHPIPALAIDDELKPGQTYFLLPIDRISFNHVLSAASLAALTSSSCPTPAPINFSECDPFQYVKGPNGRILIKVVPEFITRLLNRGKEQENNGSASENGNSFLCSTPELKKHYEQLVRSKEQTWSPKLETISEFKIRYSPCRLLGLEWKQKEENYA